A part of Bufo bufo chromosome 7, aBufBuf1.1, whole genome shotgun sequence genomic DNA contains:
- the LOC121007880 gene encoding LOW QUALITY PROTEIN: olfactory receptor 1J2-like (The sequence of the model RefSeq protein was modified relative to this genomic sequence to represent the inferred CDS: substituted 1 base at 1 genomic stop codon) produces the protein MKSENQTKVSEFVFLGLSYPPGVHLPLFVLFLFIYLTSVTGNLLIAILIYIDHSLHTPMYLFLSNLAGLDILYSSVTSPRMLYDFFSESRTIAVHFCITQFFFFFFFKSIELYLLAVMSYDRYIAICHPLHYIQIMHPKTCALMVSAAWTVGFLTSLIHTLCIKMLDFCGPNIIKSFFCDLPQLFLLSCTDTFINVLVMFLVGIIMGSGAFSMTLVPYIRIFXTIIRIQSRNGKLKAFSTCTSHLTVVFIFYGTLISTYLRPSPTSNSSEDRLVSVMYTLVTPLTNPLIYSLRSKDLKAALWRSLHSVGVK, from the coding sequence ATGAAATCAGAAAATCAAACCAAAGTATCAGAATTTGTGTTCCTTGGGTTATCATATCCACCTGGTGTCCATCTCCCATTGTTCGTGCTGTTTCTCTTCATCTATCTGACATCTGTGACTGGAAATCTCTTGATTGCCATCTTGATCTACATTGACCATAGTCTCCACACTCCCATGTACTTGTTCCTGAGTAATCTTGCAGGGTTGGACATCCTCTACTCTTCTGTCACTTCCCCCAGGATGCTCTATGATTTCTTCTCTGAATCCAGAACCATTGCTGTCCATTTCTGCATCACTCAgttcttcttctttttcttcttcaaaAGTATTGAGCTCTATTTGTTGGCAGTAATGTCCTATGATAGGTACATAGCCATCTGCCACCCGCTGCATTACATCCAGATAATGCATCCTAAGACTTGTGCTCTAATGGTCTCCGCTGCCTGGACTGTCGGCTTCCTCACATCATTAATACACACATTGTGCATCAAGATGCTGGACTTCTGCGGACCCAATATCATTAAAAGCTTCTTTTGTGATCTCCCTCAGTTATTTCTGCTCTCGTGTACTGATACGTTTATCAATGTTTTAGTGATGTTCCTGGTTGGTATAATAATGGGATCTGGCGCCTTCAGCATGACCTTGGTGCCATACATCCGGATTTTTTAAACAATAATAAGAATTCAGTCCAGGAATGGAAAGTTGAAAGCCTTCTCCACTTGTACATCCCATCTAACCGTGGTCTTCATCTTCTATGGAACGCTAATCTCCACTTACCTTCGTCCAAGTCCAACTTCTAACTCCTCAGAAGACCGTCTGGTGTCTGTCATGTACACGCTGGTGACTCCATTGACTAATCCTTTGATTTATAGTCTCAGGAGCAAAGACCTGAAGGCTGCGCTCTGGAGATCTCTTCATAGTGTTGGTGTGAAATGA